The nucleotide sequence GGCCCAAGAAGCCATAAGGGAAGTAGGCGAGATGCCCGATGGCCTGTCTGAAAGTTCGGGACTCCTTTTTTTTAATGATCGACTGATTACCCATAACGATTCGGGAAACTTGCCCGAGCTGTATGAAATCGATACCCTTTCGCTTACCATAAGCCGTACCGTAACCATAGGGAACGTATCCAACCACGATTGGGAAGATATCGCCCAAGATGAAACCTTTATCTACATTGGTGATTTTGGTAATAATAACGGAACCAGGGAAAACCTGGCCATTTATCGAATTGCCAAATCCGATTATTTGACATCGAATACCCTGATGGCCGAAAAAATTGAGTTTAGCTACGAAGACCAAACGAGTTTTGAAAACAACGGGAATAGCGATTGGGATGCCGAGGCCTTGTTTGTTATGGAAGACCAGCTGGTCGTGCTGACCAAACAATGGAATACCCAAGGAACGGTGGCCTATGCCGTGCCCATCGAACCCGGAAGTTATAAGGCCAAAAGACTGGATGGATATGCTGTGGATGGTTTGGTCACGGGGGCCGATTATGACCCCGTATCCGGGCAACTCTATCTTGTGGGATATAGTCCAAGTCTTTCCCCTTTCTTGTACAAGATCGATGGGGCAAGCAAAACCAATATTTTTGAAGGGCCCGTTGAACGGCTGAAAGTAGACGTGAACATGGCACAAATAGAGAGTATTGCCCAAGTGGATGCCGAAACCTATTTCCTGAGTTCGGAGCGTTTTGAAAGAGCGGACCTTGGTTTTTTACTGAAGTCAAAATTATATGCGTTTTCAACCGACCCTGTAGATACCGAAGAAGAGGAGGAGCCAGTGGAAGAGGAAGAACAGGCTGAAGAAGAGGAAGAAGAGGAAGAAGGGCAGGAAGAAAATCAAGAGTCAATTGACGAAGGGGAAGATGAAGGAGCGGTCGATCCTATAATAGGAGGGCCCGACCCAGAAACGGATGGACTTCCATCAGATAGATTGATCTTGAAAAAACAATTCGGCAGTCCGTTTTTGGAATATCGTTTAAGTCATGACGATAGGGTTTTGGGAAGGGCTTTATACGATGCTTCGGGCCGGCGTATGGCCTATACATTGGGCAGTCGTATCGATAGTAATTCAATAGATATTTCAGGATTAAGGACGGGACTTTATTTTGTTACATTGGTTCTGGAGAACGAGGTGCTTTCCCGGGCTTTTATCGCCCCATAATTCGGCTTTATTTAAGAGTTTGTTAACAGATTAGGAGGGGTTTATATTTAGATTTGTAAAAATCTAAAAATTAATTCAAAATGAAAAAAATTCTATTCTTAGCGAGTGTAATGCTTGCTTCTGTTACAATGCAGGCCCAGATTGCGACGCCGGCACCGAGCCCGGCCTCTAAGTTGCAGCAGACCGTCGGTTTGACCGAGGTAACCGTTGAATATTCAAGGCCTTCTATGCGTGGAAGGACGATTTTTGGAGGACTTTTGGAGTACGGTAAACTTTGGAGAACCGGTGCCAATGCCCGAACCAAAGTCACCTTTAGCGACGACGTAAAAGTAGACGGACAAGAGCTCAAGGCGGGTTCTTATGCCCTTTACACAAAACCAGGAAAAACCTCTTGGGAAGTTTTCTTCTATACGGAAGCCGATGGAGGGGGAACACCTAAAGAATGGGATGATAGCAAGGTAGCCGCAAAAACTACGGCGCAGGTGTATCAATTGCCTGTCGATATCGAAACTTTTACG is from Zobellia galactanivorans and encodes:
- a CDS encoding T9SS type A sorting domain-containing protein, which encodes MGKKRLFLALFFIGLSLSAQEAIREVGEMPDGLSESSGLLFFNDRLITHNDSGNLPELYEIDTLSLTISRTVTIGNVSNHDWEDIAQDETFIYIGDFGNNNGTRENLAIYRIAKSDYLTSNTLMAEKIEFSYEDQTSFENNGNSDWDAEALFVMEDQLVVLTKQWNTQGTVAYAVPIEPGSYKAKRLDGYAVDGLVTGADYDPVSGQLYLVGYSPSLSPFLYKIDGASKTNIFEGPVERLKVDVNMAQIESIAQVDAETYFLSSERFERADLGFLLKSKLYAFSTDPVDTEEEEEPVEEEEQAEEEEEEEEGQEENQESIDEGEDEGAVDPIIGGPDPETDGLPSDRLILKKQFGSPFLEYRLSHDDRVLGRALYDASGRRMAYTLGSRIDSNSIDISGLRTGLYFVTLVLENEVLSRAFIAP
- a CDS encoding DUF2911 domain-containing protein, with amino-acid sequence MKKILFLASVMLASVTMQAQIATPAPSPASKLQQTVGLTEVTVEYSRPSMRGRTIFGGLLEYGKLWRTGANARTKVTFSDDVKVDGQELKAGSYALYTKPGKTSWEVFFYTEADGGGTPKEWDDSKVAAKTTAQVYQLPVDIETFTITWDDLGTNTANLGLMWERTYVAVPVEFPTDSKVMASIEKTMAGSPKADDYYGAAVYYSSEGKDIKKASEWMDKAMSMIEEPAFWQLRQQSLIQAKSGDKKAAIKTAKKSLKKAKEAGNDDYVKMNTESIEEWKR